The Thermus brockianus genome window below encodes:
- a CDS encoding 2-oxoacid:acceptor oxidoreductase subunit alpha has protein sequence MEEFTWRVGGPQGGGIETAATLFARAVAKGGWWVATKREYHSNIMGRHSYLDVRLGRKPVGAFRGKVDFLVALDGETLARHLDEVRPGGVLLYDPKVLDLTVHKLPMLDHRVQEALAERFGKADPSLKEILAAYAEAGVQPLPYPYEEVADRIGAELGVPSLQARRTLNTIAVAASLHLLGFPLKPLLEALALQFRGKVLELNEKVAEAVYREEVPRLSFQLHLNGYEPGRVYLTGAQAAALGKLAGGLRFQTYYPISPATDESVYLEAHTAFPGADVAVVQTEDEIAAVTMAVGAALAGAKAATATSGPGFSLMAEGMGFAGMIEAPLVVTLYQRGGPSTGLPTRTEQGDLLFAIRGGHGEYPRLVLASGDILDAFLDAQKALAWAWRYQTVVVHLLDKFLASMAQSLPKEALKVLSLNGEKRLAPREGFGPYERYAPAEDGISPFIPLGTPGGVYWMTSDEHDLEGHITEDPVLREYQMEKRMQKLLTARREIPLEDQYTLYRDGDVLVLGFGTVKGTLLEALDHLPGVGYLHLRLLWPFPEIGPLLEGKRLVTVEHNYSGQLADLVQQETLKKVHHRVVKYNGRPITLDEAVEALKAVLSGEAPARLVLRKGV, from the coding sequence ACTCCTACCTGGACGTGCGCCTAGGGCGAAAACCGGTGGGGGCTTTCCGGGGCAAGGTGGACTTCCTGGTGGCCCTGGACGGGGAGACCCTGGCCCGCCACCTGGACGAGGTGCGGCCCGGGGGGGTGCTCCTTTACGACCCCAAGGTGCTGGACCTAACGGTCCACAAGCTCCCCATGCTGGACCACCGGGTGCAGGAGGCCCTCGCCGAGCGCTTCGGCAAGGCGGACCCGAGCCTAAAGGAAATCCTCGCCGCCTACGCCGAGGCGGGGGTCCAGCCCCTACCCTACCCTTACGAGGAGGTGGCGGACCGCATCGGGGCGGAGCTCGGCGTGCCCTCCCTGCAGGCCCGGCGCACGCTGAACACCATCGCCGTGGCGGCGAGCCTCCACCTCTTGGGCTTCCCCCTAAAGCCCCTTCTGGAGGCCCTGGCCCTGCAGTTTAGGGGCAAGGTGCTGGAGCTGAACGAGAAGGTGGCCGAGGCCGTCTACCGCGAGGAGGTGCCGAGGCTTTCCTTCCAACTGCACCTCAACGGCTACGAGCCGGGCCGGGTCTACCTCACCGGGGCCCAGGCCGCCGCCCTGGGGAAGCTAGCCGGGGGCCTCCGCTTCCAGACCTACTACCCCATCAGCCCCGCCACGGACGAAAGCGTCTACCTCGAGGCCCACACCGCCTTCCCAGGGGCGGACGTGGCCGTGGTGCAAACGGAGGACGAGATCGCCGCCGTGACCATGGCGGTGGGGGCGGCCCTCGCCGGGGCCAAGGCGGCCACGGCCACGAGCGGCCCCGGCTTCAGCCTCATGGCCGAGGGGATGGGCTTCGCCGGGATGATTGAGGCCCCCCTGGTGGTAACCCTTTACCAGCGGGGCGGGCCCTCCACGGGGCTTCCCACCCGCACGGAGCAGGGGGACCTCCTCTTCGCCATCCGGGGCGGGCACGGGGAGTACCCGAGGCTCGTCCTCGCCTCCGGGGACATCCTGGACGCCTTCCTGGACGCCCAGAAGGCCCTGGCCTGGGCCTGGCGGTACCAGACGGTGGTGGTCCACCTCCTGGACAAGTTCCTGGCCTCCATGGCGCAAAGCCTCCCCAAGGAGGCCCTGAAGGTCCTCTCCCTAAACGGGGAAAAGCGCCTAGCCCCACGGGAAGGCTTTGGCCCCTACGAGCGCTACGCGCCCGCGGAGGACGGCATCTCCCCCTTCATCCCCTTGGGAACCCCGGGGGGGGTCTACTGGATGACCTCGGACGAGCACGACCTCGAGGGGCACATCACGGAAGACCCCGTCCTCCGGGAATACCAGATGGAAAAGCGCATGCAAAAGCTCCTCACCGCAAGGCGGGAAATCCCCCTGGAGGACCAGTACACCCTCTATCGGGACGGGGACGTTCTGGTCCTGGGCTTCGGCACGGTGAAGGGGACCCTTCTGGAGGCCTTAGACCACCTTCCCGGGGTAGGCTACCTCCACCTTAGGCTCCTCTGGCCCTTCCCCGAGATCGGCCCCCTCCTGGAGGGGAAGCGGCTCGTCACCGTGGAGCACAACTACTCCGGACAACTCGCCGACCTGGTGCAGCAGGAAACCCTGAAGAAGGTCCACCACCGGGTGGTGAAGTACAACGGCCGCCCCATCACCCTGGACGAGGCGGTGGAGGCCCTTAAGGCGGTGCTTTCCGGGGAAGCCCCCGCGCGCTTGGTGTTGCGGAAGGGAGTCTAG
- a CDS encoding 2-oxoacid:ferredoxin oxidoreductase subunit beta gives MVELKLQDYKAEKQPDWCPGCGDFGILSALQMALFELRKDPSQTVVFSGIGCSAKTPHYLNVYGVHTLHGRVLPVAQGAKLANPHLTVVAVGGDGDGLGIGAGHFVAAGRRNVDMLYILHDNEVYGLTKGQAGPTLGLGEKTKSLPKPNPQGRINPLLLAFASGYTWIARGYAYDVKGLKELIKEGINHKGLAFLHVLQPCPTYNDLHTKEWFAPRLYKLQEEGYDPFVPEGLPPEELDRKMAQFQEKAAEWGERIPIGVFWKAEVPTFEERLKAYLPRYPEVYPALGQRESLDLEGLLKEFAL, from the coding sequence ATGGTGGAGCTTAAGCTTCAGGACTACAAGGCGGAAAAGCAGCCCGACTGGTGCCCGGGTTGCGGGGACTTTGGCATCCTCTCGGCCCTCCAGATGGCCCTCTTTGAGCTTCGGAAGGACCCGAGCCAAACCGTGGTCTTCTCCGGCATCGGCTGCTCGGCCAAGACCCCCCACTACTTGAACGTCTACGGGGTCCACACCCTTCACGGCCGCGTCCTCCCCGTGGCCCAAGGGGCCAAGCTGGCCAACCCCCACCTCACCGTGGTGGCCGTGGGCGGGGACGGGGACGGGCTTGGCATCGGGGCCGGGCACTTCGTGGCCGCCGGCCGCAGGAACGTGGACATGCTCTACATCCTCCACGACAACGAGGTCTACGGCCTCACCAAGGGCCAGGCGGGACCCACCTTGGGCCTGGGGGAGAAGACCAAAAGCCTGCCCAAGCCCAACCCCCAAGGGCGCATCAATCCCCTTCTCCTGGCCTTCGCCTCCGGGTACACCTGGATTGCCCGGGGCTACGCCTACGACGTCAAGGGCCTGAAAGAGCTCATCAAGGAAGGCATAAACCACAAGGGCCTCGCCTTCCTCCACGTCCTCCAGCCCTGCCCCACCTACAACGACCTGCACACCAAGGAGTGGTTCGCCCCAAGGCTTTACAAGCTCCAGGAGGAGGGCTACGACCCCTTTGTCCCGGAAGGGCTTCCTCCCGAGGAGCTGGACCGGAAGATGGCCCAGTTCCAAGAGAAAGCGGCGGAGTGGGGGGAAAGGATCCCCATCGGGGTCTTCTGGAAGGCGGAGGTGCCCACCTTTGAAGAACGGCTTAAGGCCTACCTCCCCCGCTACCCCGAGGTCTACCCCGCCTTGGGGCAGCGGGAAAGCCTGGACCTAGAAGGCCTCCTAAAGGAGTTCGCCCTTTAA
- a CDS encoding FAD-dependent oxidoreductase — protein sequence MAFRRLGPRPGAWASRPPCRLGPHPPRGGRAPLQGLVPRPLGPLPRETPLLIWNEGQEIFTPEEQALLRDEAAFAPLLGPLPPGAHGRPEGEGFLALYNPWPQTEFPWACGPTPPPWAGEVALRGLFPMLPGLRAYLGVRPRVDGGYYVRTPENLPLLGPVAEGVYLLGAFSGYGVMAALGAGEALARMVAGEDLPSWAWGFLPSRYKDPGRRPQGAAARAQL from the coding sequence TTGGCCTTTCGCCGCCTTGGTCCTCGCCCCGGGGCCTGGGCTTCCCGCCCTCCTTGCCGCCTTGGACCCCACCCTCCCCGTGGCGGCCGAGCCCCACTTCAAGGCCTGGTTCCCCGACCCCTTGGGCCTCTTCCCCGGGAGACCCCCCTTCTCATCTGGAACGAAGGCCAGGAGATTTTCACCCCGGAGGAACAGGCCCTCCTGCGGGACGAGGCGGCCTTTGCCCCCCTCCTTGGCCCTTTGCCTCCCGGAGCCCACGGTAGGCCCGAGGGGGAAGGCTTCCTCGCCCTTTACAACCCATGGCCTCAGACGGAATTCCCCTGGGCTTGCGGCCCTACCCCGCCTCCGTGGGCGGGGGAGGTGGCCCTTAGGGGGCTTTTCCCCATGCTTCCTGGCCTTCGGGCCTACCTGGGGGTGCGGCCCCGGGTGGACGGGGGGTACTACGTGCGCACCCCAGAGAACCTGCCCCTACTGGGTCCGGTGGCCGAAGGGGTTTACCTCCTCGGGGCCTTTTCCGGTTATGGGGTTATGGCCGCCTTGGGGGCGGGGGAGGCCCTGGCCCGGATGGTGGCGGGGGAGGACCTCCCTTCCTGGGCCTGGGGCTTCCTGCCTAGCCGCTACAAAGACCCTGGCCGCCGCCCCCAAGGGGCGGCGGCCCGGGCGCAGCTTTAA
- the moaC gene encoding cyclic pyranopterin monophosphate synthase MoaC, with translation MDLTHFKDGRPQMVDVTEKPATFRTATAEAFVELTEETLLALEKGGVGKGDPLVVAQLAGIQAAKKTADLIPLCHPLPLTGVEVRVDLEREAKRVRIEATVRTKAETGVEMEALTACAVAALTVYDMLKAASKGLVIKEVRLLHKAGGKSGEWRREG, from the coding sequence ATGGACCTCACCCATTTCAAGGATGGCAGGCCCCAGATGGTGGACGTGACGGAAAAGCCAGCGACCTTCCGCACCGCCACCGCCGAGGCCTTCGTGGAGCTTACGGAGGAAACCCTTCTGGCCCTGGAAAAGGGCGGGGTGGGCAAGGGGGACCCCTTGGTGGTGGCCCAACTCGCCGGCATCCAGGCGGCCAAGAAGACGGCGGACCTCATTCCCCTCTGCCACCCCCTTCCCCTCACCGGGGTGGAGGTGAGGGTGGACCTGGAAAGGGAGGCCAAGCGGGTGCGCATTGAGGCCACGGTGCGCACCAAGGCGGAAACCGGGGTGGAGATGGAGGCCCTCACCGCCTGTGCCGTGGCCGCCCTCACGGTTTACGATATGCTCAAGGCGGCCTCCAAGGGGCTTGTCATCAAGGAGGTGCGCCTCCTCCACAAGGCGGGGGGCAAAAGCGGGGAGTGGCGGCGGGAAGGGTAG
- a CDS encoding NifB/NifX family molybdenum-iron cluster-binding protein — protein MRVAIALDKEEGRVYPGPFGHAPRYAIYEVGEDGSLRLLEVRENPHAREHGEEKHAKMRALLQDVALKVGARFGHGGSQGAFPVAGRLEVGPVSLEEALALLKARRNSA, from the coding sequence ATGCGCGTCGCCATCGCTTTGGACAAGGAGGAGGGCCGGGTCTACCCAGGCCCCTTCGGCCACGCTCCCCGGTACGCCATCTACGAGGTGGGGGAGGACGGGAGCCTGCGCCTCCTGGAGGTCCGGGAAAACCCCCACGCCAGGGAACACGGCGAGGAGAAGCACGCCAAGATGCGGGCCCTTCTCCAGGACGTGGCCCTCAAGGTGGGGGCCCGTTTCGGCCACGGGGGAAGCCAGGGGGCCTTCCCGGTGGCGGGGCGCCTCGAGGTGGGCCCGGTCTCCCTAGAGGAGGCCTTGGCCCTCCTCAAGGCGCGGCGAAATAGCGCCTGA